TACTACGGTTAAAGTTCGTATGTGCTAATTTAAAGTGTTCAGTGAACGTATTTTCCCCTTTTGTGCTATTGATAAAAGGTGGATAATTTTTATACTGCATGATTCTATAAATCATCAGACTTTTTACGTTTTGTGCTATTGACAAAACAAACTTTAAATTTCACGTTTTGTGCTATTGACAAAACAAACTTTAAATTTCGCGTTTTGTGCCATTgacaaaacaaatttaattcGCATTTTGTGCTATTGACAAAAAGtggaacatttttatttcatcgGACTGCATGATTCTATAAATCTGCAACgccattttaattttacctattatttttacaatCTGTGTTGAACTTtgcatttgttttatttggttGGCAACAATCGCGCAACCATAGtgcaaaaatacaataaacatttgtttttaaaCACGTTTCGCTATACGTAACGTACCTTTTCCGATTTACCGGTTTTTTAAAACTTACATTTTATatgactttaaaataaaaataaaaaacattgacATTCAATTGTTTGCGTTAAACGGAACGTTCGAGTGAAGGAGCGAGACGACGACATCAAGACGCTGCGAGAAAGAACGAGCTGCAAGATTTAGTGACGTGTGTGTTGTGTCTTTCGTTAATTTGCCCCCGCGCAACCGAGTTTCCGGAAGCATTTCGGCTTTGttagccattttgttttattattgttattctaTTGTTTTATTGCGTGTTAACGTATTTAAGAATTTTGGAGTTCATATTGTTAAAaatactgtttcaactgtttaaaTTTAATAGTTCTATTGCAATTTGTTACTGACGTATTTGGGTGGTTTCAATAATGGAGCAAGGAAGCGATTTAAAAGGCCTGGTGGCCTCCCGAGGCCATGTAAAGAGTTCCATAACTCGCATGTATAATTACGCACGGGAATTACAATCGGCGCCAGGTAAAATTGATTCCTATATAATTCAGGAAAAGCTCAATAGGCTAACCAAATGTTTCGATCAGTATATTGACTATAACCTACGAATTTCCATTCTAGATTCAAATGATGAGAAAACGGAAAACGTGTTCGAGGTTGAAGGCCGATATTATGACACCGTAAGTATCTTTTCTAGATGTCTAGAAAGCTACAAAAAAGAGGATAGGCCTCCAGCCAGACGTCTTCCACCGATTGaactcccaaaattttatgGTGAATTAAGTGAATTTCACAGTTTTTATAATCTATTCAAAGATGTTATAGATCAGGACCCCTCTCTGTCGCCGTGCGACAAGTTTTATTATTTGAGGAGCTTGCTTTGTGGCGAAGCCCACAATATTATACAACACTTGACACTTACAAGTGAAAATTATGCTGTTGCCTTGCAGTTGTTAAAGCAACGGTTTGATAATAAAAAGCAGGTGGTTAATAATCATATTGTTGCCATTTTGGACCTGCCTGTACAAAGTAAGACTTCTGCTCCTGCTCTGCGAACCTTGGTCTCAACTACGAGACAACATATAGGCGCTCTTAAAAATTTAGATGTACCTGTGGAATCATGGGATTTGATAATAATTTCCATTTTACAAAGGAAAATTGACCAATATACACTGCGAGCATTTCATTTAGAAAAGCAAAGTGACAGTAATTTGCCTAACCTGAAGGATTTTTTGACCTTTTTAGATAACCGGGCAGCAGCTCTCGAGACCCTCGGAGAAAGCGCGCCAGCATCTTCTGTGCGCCGCAACAGCCTAGTAGCTTCAAAAAATaatgctaataaaaataataatgatatcatAAAGCCCATTAACTGTAAGTATTGCAACTCACACAGTCATAAACTGCATCAATGTCCAAGTTTCAAGCTTGTTGAGCCCACTAACCGTAATGAGTTTGTttgcaaacataaattatgtaaaatatgtcTTAATGAGcacctaaataaaaaatgttttttcactTTTAATTGTGCTAAATGCAAGGGTACGCACAACACTTTGTTGCATGAGGACGTTCCTCAAAGCAGTGAGCAGAAAGTCAGCTTATTAgctaataaaaatgataatgtCTTATTGCCCACAGTTAGGGTTAAATTATACAATAAGGACGGGCTGCCAATTTACGCACGTGCTTTACTTGACTCAGGGAGCCAAGTCTCATTTGTTTCTTCTGATCTTGCTGATCAAATAGGTTGTAAGTTACAGCCTACTAATGTTAAGGTTACAGGTGTGTGTGATGGTTCAAATATTTCAACACAACAGACCACATTAGACATCAATTCTACTACAAACGATTTTAAAATGTCATTGACTTGCCAtgtagtaaaaaatattacatctgACATGCCACAGTTTTtggtacaaaaacataaatatcatTTTCCATCCTATGTTAGGCTGGCAGATAATGACTTTGATACTTGTGACAAGATTAGCATTCTCCTAGGTTGCGACATATTTTTTCAGGTTCTACTTCGTGACCAGATTCCGGTTGTGCCTGGGGAGCTATTCCTGCAAAACACACGCTTCGGCTTTGTGGTCGCCGGGAGGGTTCCTGCCTACGCACCTACATCTTCATGCTTGGCTTCTAACTTTTGCACAACGCAATCTAACCTCTCTGGCACAAGTAACGAATTTATTCAACCTCATTGTCACTTAGACAAAATTGTTTCACAGTTCTGGCAAACAGAAAAAGTACCTGAAGTTTATACTGAAGGGGAAACTGAACAACAGTTAACTGAACAAATATTTAAAGAGTCTGTTGTTTTACATGATGACAAGTTTGAGGTGGCTTTACCTCTCAAACAGGATATTAATAAATTGCATTTGGGTAATTCTCTTTCATGTGCATTGAAACGATTTCATAACTTGGAATTAAGATTTAAAAAGGATGACACTTTATTTCAAAACTATAAAGCATTTATTGATGAATATGTAGATTTAGGCCATGCCAAATATATAGATGTGTCTGAATATAATTTGGAGGATCAGGCAGTGTTCTTTTTGCCTCATCATCCAGTTTTCAATGAAAACAGTTTAACTACAAAATTAAGAGTAGTATTTGATGGTTCAATGCAAAGTTTGTCTAAAATTTCACTTAATGATGTCTTATTAAATGGGCCTGTTGTGCAGAATGATCTATTTAGCATTCTTATATTGTTTAGActttacaagtatattttaaattgtGACATTCAAAAAATGTTCAGATGTATAAACGTGACACCATCACACCGCCAATTGCAAAACATATTGTGGAGGCCGGCTTCAGACAGTGCTATACAGTGTCTGCAACTTCAGACTGTCACCTATGGTCTAAAAAGCTCCTCATATTTAGCCACGCGTTGTTTGGTTGAGTTAGCTAACCGGTATAGGGATCAGTTTTGCCTGGCTTCCGATGCACTATTGCATAAAACTTATGTTGATGACATTTGCTTATCTGATAATGACTTAGGTCAACTTATAAAAACAAGGGACGAACTTATTCAATTGTTAAAAAAAGGTGGCTTTTCACTGCATAAATGGTGTGCAAATGATAATTCATTGTTACAGGACATTCCATTAACTGCTCAACATAAAGGTGATGTTCATTTTTCAGAAAAAGATAACAGTGTTGTCAGGAATTtaggtataaaatgtaaattagaTGATGACACACTTGTAATAAGTTCTCCTGAACAAAATTTATTAGATAAATACACCAAACGTGATGTATTATCATTTGTGAGCAAAATATTTGACCCATTGGGACTGGTTGGACCTATTGTTGTTAAAGCAAAACTTCTAATGCAGCAAACATGGCTGTCTAAATGTAATTGGGATTCTCCTTTGCCTGACCAGCTCAATCAGGAATTCAAAACTTTTGCTGACCATTTAACTAAAATGAATGATATTGTAGTTAAAAGAAATTTAAACACTTGTGAAGCCAAGTCAATTGACATCATTGGGTTTGCCGACGCTTCTAATAAAGCCTATGGCTGTTCACTTTATATGAGATCTGTTGGTGTCAATGATGAGGTTACAGTGAATTTATTATGCTCTAAATCTCGGGTGAATCCTATAAAAGAGTTGAGCACACCTAGATTGGAATTAAATAGTGCATTGTTACTTGCTAAATTAACTAAAAAAGTGTATGATATAATAAGTCCGCGATTTGATGTTAATGTCTACCTATATGTTGACTCACAAATTGTTCTGGCATGGTTAAAAACCAATCCTATAAAACTCAGTGTATATGTGGCTAATAGAATCAAATGTATTATTGAGTTGACAGGGAATTTCTCTTGgtattatgtaaatacttcacAAAACCCAGCTGACTGCCTGTCTAGAGGCGTAGAACCGCATTTATTACAAAGTCATGATCTTTGGTGGCATGGTCCCACATTTTTAAGCCAGCTGGATTTTAATCCTGTGtgtgaaaatgtgaagttaCCTAAAGAAATTCCAGAATTAAAAACTTCACATGTAATTTCAATAACTGAGGACTTAccattgtttaataattgttCAAACATTGATAAAATGAAAAGAATTGTTGCATATATCTTTAGATTTGTTAAAAATTGTAAAAGTAAGAAAGAGGATAGGATATATGGTAATTTAATGCCTAAAGAGTTGGACTTTGCTTTAAAAATCATTCTTAGAAATGAACAAAGAAAGTTTTTCAGTCaagaaattaatgttttaaaatctaaacaacCTTTATTGAAGTCCAATCTTAAAGCGTTAAATCCCTTTCTTGATAACATGGATATACTCCGTGTAGGAGGTAGGCTCCATTATGCTGATATTCCATATTCAAAAAAGCATCCCATTATATTGCCTAAAGGTTctaaaatagttcattatttaattaaaaaggaaCATGGAATATTATTGCATGCTGGACCCAAGCTTGTTTTGACTAATTTAAGTCAAATTTACCACATTGTAAATGGTATAAGAGAAGTTAAGCATGTCTTGCataaatgtttaatttgttttaagttaaaGGCTAAGAATGCTGAACAACTTATGGGTTCACTTCCATCTGACAGGGTCAACCCTTGTAGAGTTTTTGAAAAAGTAGGTATTGACTATGGGGGCCcatttaatgtaaaaatgttaCGTGTTAGAAAGCCAGTTATACAAAAGGCATacatacttatttttgtttgtttcataaCAAAAGCTATTCATGTAGAATTATGTACTGATTTAACTACAGATTGTTTTCTAAATGCTCTTAAGAGATTTATTTCTCGAAGGAATAAACCTTCTATTATATATTGTGATAACGCTAGTACCTTTAAGGGAGCACAGAACCAATTGTATAATTTGTATAAGTTGCAGTCTGACACAAATCACAGAAATGCTGTTGAATATTTCACAGCTGATTCAggcattaattttaaatttatcccAAGTTATTCACCAGTTTTCGGTGGTTTGTGGGAAGCTGGCATTAAAAGTGTTAAGCATCATTTGAAGAGAGTTGTGGGCAATACTGTTCTCACATATGAAGAATTAAACACGGTCATTATACAAATCGAAGGCATATTAAACTCTCGTCCTTTGACAGCCTTGCCAGCAACTGACTCCAATGAGATGTCATATTTAACACCTGGTCATTTTTTAACAGGTGCTCCATTAACTTCTTACCCTGAGGGTGATTGTACGACTGTTCCCATTAATCGTTTAAAGTTTTGGAGATTATGCACCCATATGGTGCATAACTTTTGGAAACAGTGGCACAAACAATATATCATTCAATTACAAAGTAGGCCTAAATGGAGAAAtgtttgtaataatattaaggTTGGCTCTTTAGTCATAGTTAAAGAGGACAATGTAGCCCCACTGTTGTGGCCCATGGCTAGAGTAGTAGATGTTTTTCCCGGGGCTGATGGCAAAGTGAGAGCACTTTCCATTAAAACTTGTAAAGGTTCTATAGTGAAAACTAGTATTCACAAAGTATGTATCTTACCTATAGATAATGAGtaagaataattttaagtttaaaacaaaaagaacaaataatttattttcaagtttATATCAAAAACTAGTTGCTTATttttcatcataattaaaaaaaaaaaaacaattttgttcaTCTTTTTACTTAGTTTAAACGTTTGTACTTTTTAATCTTTGTTCTTTTTGCCGTGTTGCGGAATATGTGtagtacacactaaaatttattttattatggcaacaccgaaTTCCATTCTTTCTTCTACCCTTTAACCATCATGGCGATGGGTGTTGCATTTTCcatttttgtacattttatttaaatacagtccatttctaaatattcaagcatgtgtttttacttatatttaacacCAGCGACGCacaaatagaaatagtttattatgatccatgcttcgaatAGCTACTTTAAACTGCCAGTCCCGGCtactatatacttaagtaagtatataacataacataacaaatactttagtgcacaaacaggaaaaaacaaaatacaaaacaaaagagaaataaaatgagtacaataggcggccttattgctaagcagcaatctcttccaggcaacctcattagtcattatatgagccatgtcagggacctgtGATTCACCACCAGGTCCTCATTCCGTCCATGTGAAATTTTCGATCTATATCTTCATTACATACAACTGATTGGGccccacagggtcgtcgacgtcgaggtagacaacgacgacggtggagggacgaggtggacgccttccggcacacctggcggaacgatgcccgggacagggagggttggaaagagaagggggaggcctttgcccagcagtgggacattgaataggaaaaaaaaatatcttcattaagccgacgccggcgccACCTATCCGAAATGTAGAGTACTACTATTTCttacatcataaaaaaaatagatatattATACCTTTTCCAAAAACGCAATGACGGGCCCAGCGAGTATCTCTGTGGCATCCTTGATAAAAACCTCACAGCAAGTCTTCAGCTGCCGATCGACCTCCTTTCTCGAATCCAATAGATGTTCTCTGACCATTGGCGTACCTTCTAATAGAAACTCTAGTAACGCATTATTACTGTTTAAGGAAAATATCTGCTTTGGTTTCTGAATAAGCCCGTACGCTGCATTTTTCATGTTACTGAAATCCAGGGTCGTTTCTTTGATGACAAAGTCTACTTGGAAAGGGGCTATTTGCTCTCTTAAAATgagtaaatgttttatttggAACAGTTCGCCGTCGATGGTTGTTTTGGTGGCCGATATCTGCTTGGCAGCGTTGTCTATGCTTTGCACGCAGAGCGAGATCGCTTCCTGTGCAAGGCCTTGGAACACTTTCTTTTCTAAGCACCTGTAACCAATAATGGATATTTGTTTAAACGAAATGAGTTTATAAAGTCATTTTGATGCAAATTATAATCATGCAAATtagaacgacctccgtggtccagtggttgagcgatgggcttacgatccggtggtcctgggctcgattcccggtggggacatatcacaaaaaatactctgtggtccctagttacaggctgatcatctgattgtccgaaagtaagatgatccgtgcttcggaaggcacgttaagccgttggtcccggttactgcttactgatggaagtaagtagtcgttacatgagccatgtcaggggcctttggcagctcagtagtaaccctgacaccagggttgatgaggttggtactccacctcacaacccacacgatagatgagaAGAGATGCAAATTATTCGAATAATAAGTTACCAAGTTAAAAATTGTTTCGTCTTTCAAACAGGccatatacagggcgttagtgacaccgtaccgattACTGAGCGAATATATCTTTTgcgcttttttaaattagtttcaattagttacatacttttgcgatggaaaattccactaaatATTCATTCAAAACTAAGAGCTGAagcatccctctcagtattcggtacggtgtcactaacaataTTCTACTACGTTGTATCTGTGCAGGTTGGTGGAGTAACAACCAGTTTTCGGTCGGCGGGGGAGGCCTTCGGTCGGCGCTCGGCCTTTTTTCTCTACATAAACAATAGTTACACCAATAGAGCCAGAAAAAGGCCGCGAGCGTTTTCCTGGTACCACATGTCGTACAGGTCGGCGGGGGAGGCTTGCGGTCGGCGCTGTGTCTCTACATAAACAATAAATGTAACTCACCTATAGAGCCGGGATAAGGCTGCGAGCGTTCTCCTGACGCCCGGGTACCACATGCCGTGCAGGTCGGCGGGGGAGGCTTGCGGTCGGCGTTGGGCCTCCACGTTGATATTGGCTACTTCTTGGCTGGTAGCTGACACGTCTGATACCATGGAGTTGCGGGAGTCACTGCGTTTCATTGCTTGCTCTTGTATCGATAGTGCGATTTGCTGTGGAGAAGGTTCACTTAATTAAAGCATGGAACAGACAATAATACTCTACATATAGAAAGGACACTGTCACCACATCAATATTAGTTTAGAGCGAGCTTTtctttacttttgatgggtttgctcttggcctcagacttgcccgaatgcattgacgaggcctaagatggagcgagctcgttatgatcattctaatgaacatctgcttttttgtaattgctcTATGGAAATTTTAAGTGATTTTATGTCTTGCTTTTGCTATTCTACAttaacctcgtaaagccgaggtttccagacaccatagtaaaacaatggagttcggattttaaaagaactgtcggcgttacgactataaggccatataaaagtaagtgcgcaatggcaACAAAAATGTCAAGTAGCCATATTCTTTTTCATTTGAATAGCTTCAATTTGCAAAGGGCGGTCCAAGAGACTTGGTGACGCTCGATTGACTGAGGATATGCGAGCAAGATGCAGAGCATATTTGTTGTTCGagacctacatcccaacaggggatgaAAGGattatacataaacaacctatataacgtcccactgctgggcacaggtcctcccctcaatcaaccggagggggtatagagcatactccaccacgctgctccactgcgggttggtgaaggtgtttttacggctaatagccgggaccaacagcttaacgtgccctccgaagcacggaatcatcttactctttcggacaatcaggtgattcaagcctgaaaagtccttagcaaacaaaggacagtttcacaaagtgatttcgacattgtccccatcgggaatcgaacccggacctccagatcgtgagcctaacgctctaaccactagaccacggaggctgttaaaaaaaaggattagaGAAAAGAAAAAGGATGAGAGGAAAAGAAAGGATTATAAGAAGCTTCAATGTACAACCCTCCCACCTC
The Pectinophora gossypiella chromosome 2, ilPecGoss1.1, whole genome shotgun sequence genome window above contains:
- the LOC126371796 gene encoding uncharacterized protein LOC126371796 isoform X1, producing MSLTCHVVKNITSDMPQFLVQKHKYHFPSYVRLADNDFDTCDKISILLGCDIFFQVLLRDQIPVVPGELFLQNTRFGFVVAGRVPAYAPTSSCLASNFCTTQSNLSGTSNEFIQPHCHLDKIVSQFWQTEKVPEVYTEGETEQQLTEQIFKESVVLHDDKFEVALPLKQDINKLHLGNSLSCALKRFHNLELRFKKDDTLFQNYKAFIDEYVDLGHAKYIDVSEYNLEDQAVFFLPHHPVFNENSLTTKLRVVFDGSMQSLSKISLNDVLLNGPVVQNDLFSILILFRLYKYILNCDIQKMFRCINVTPSHRQLQNILWRPASDSAIQCLQLQTVTYGLKSSSYLATRCLVELANRYRDQFCLASDALLHKTYVDDICLSDNDLGQLIKTRDELIQLLKKGGFSLHKWCANDNSLLQDIPLTAQHKGDVHFSEKDNSVVRNLGIKCKLDDDTLVISSPEQNLLDKYTKRDVLSFVSKIFDPLGLVGPIVVKAKLLMQQTWLSKCNWDSPLPDQLNQEFKTFADHLTKMNDIVVKRNLNTCEAKSIDIIGFADASNKAYGCSLYMRSVGVNDEVTVNLLCSKSRVNPIKELSTPRLELNSALLLAKLTKKVYDIISPRFDVNVYLYVDSQIVLAWLKTNPIKLSVYVANRIKCIIELTGNFSWYYVNTSQNPADCLSRGVEPHLLQSHDLWWHGPTFLSQLDFNPVCENVKLPKEIPELKTSHVISITEDLPLFNNCSNIDKMKRIVAYIFRFVKNCKSKKEDRIYGNLMPKELDFALKIILRNEQRKFFSQEINVLKSKQPLLKSNLKALNPFLDNMDILRVGGRLHYADIPYSKKHPIILPKGSKIVHYLIKKEHGILLHAGPKLVLTNLSQIYHIVNGIREVKHVLHKCLICFKLKAKNAEQLMGSLPSDRVNPCRVFEKVGIDYGGPFNVKMLRVRKPVIQKAYILIFVCFITKAIHVELCTDLTTDCFLNALKRFISRRNKPSIIYCDNASTFKGAQNQLYNLYKLQSDTNHRNAVEYFTADSGINFKFIPSYSPVFGGLWEAGIKSVKHHLKRVVGNTVLTYEELNTVIIQIEGILNSRPLTALPATDSNEMSYLTPGHFLTGAPLTSYPEGDCTTVPINRLKFWRLCTHMVHNFWKQWHKQYIIQLQSRPKWRNVCNNIKVGSLVIVKEDNVAPLLWPMARVVDVFPGADGKVRALSIKTCKGSIVKTSIHKVCILPIDNE
- the LOC126371796 gene encoding uncharacterized protein LOC126371796 isoform X2; translation: MQSLSKISLNDVLLNGPVVQNDLFSILILFRLYKYILNCDIQKMFRCINVTPSHRQLQNILWRPASDSAIQCLQLQTVTYGLKSSSYLATRCLVELANRYRDQFCLASDALLHKTYVDDICLSDNDLGQLIKTRDELIQLLKKGGFSLHKWCANDNSLLQDIPLTAQHKGDVHFSEKDNSVVRNLGIKCKLDDDTLVISSPEQNLLDKYTKRDVLSFVSKIFDPLGLVGPIVVKAKLLMQQTWLSKCNWDSPLPDQLNQEFKTFADHLTKMNDIVVKRNLNTCEAKSIDIIGFADASNKAYGCSLYMRSVGVNDEVTVNLLCSKSRVNPIKELSTPRLELNSALLLAKLTKKVYDIISPRFDVNVYLYVDSQIVLAWLKTNPIKLSVYVANRIKCIIELTGNFSWYYVNTSQNPADCLSRGVEPHLLQSHDLWWHGPTFLSQLDFNPVCENVKLPKEIPELKTSHVISITEDLPLFNNCSNIDKMKRIVAYIFRFVKNCKSKKEDRIYGNLMPKELDFALKIILRNEQRKFFSQEINVLKSKQPLLKSNLKALNPFLDNMDILRVGGRLHYADIPYSKKHPIILPKGSKIVHYLIKKEHGILLHAGPKLVLTNLSQIYHIVNGIREVKHVLHKCLICFKLKAKNAEQLMGSLPSDRVNPCRVFEKVGIDYGGPFNVKMLRVRKPVIQKAYILIFVCFITKAIHVELCTDLTTDCFLNALKRFISRRNKPSIIYCDNASTFKGAQNQLYNLYKLQSDTNHRNAVEYFTADSGINFKFIPSYSPVFGGLWEAGIKSVKHHLKRVVGNTVLTYEELNTVIIQIEGILNSRPLTALPATDSNEMSYLTPGHFLTGAPLTSYPEGDCTTVPINRLKFWRLCTHMVHNFWKQWHKQYIIQLQSRPKWRNVCNNIKVGSLVIVKEDNVAPLLWPMARVVDVFPGADGKVRALSIKTCKGSIVKTSIHKVCILPIDNE
- the LOC126371796 gene encoding uncharacterized protein LOC126371796 isoform X3; protein product: MSLTCHVVKNITSDMPQFLVQKHKYHFPSYVRLADNDFDTCDKISILLGCDIFFQVLLRDQIPVVPGELFLQNTRFGFVVAGRVPAYAPTSSCLASNFCTTQSNLSGTSNEFIQPHCHLDKIVSQFWQTEKVPEVYTEGETEQQLTEQIFKESVVLHDDKFEVALPLKQDINKLHLGNSLSCALKRFHNLELRFKKDDTLFQNYKAFIDEYVDLGHAKYIDVSEYNLEDQAVFFLPHHPVFNENSLTTKLRVVFDGSMQSLSKISLNDVLLNGPVVQNDLFSILILFRLYKYILNCDIQKMFRCINVTPSHRQLQNILWRPASDSAIQCLQLQTVTYGLKSSSYLATRCLVELANRYRDQFCLASDALLHKTYVDDICLSDNDLGQLIKTRDELIQLLKKGG